A window of the Nibribacter ruber genome harbors these coding sequences:
- a CDS encoding ABC transporter ATP-binding protein, whose protein sequence is MLIRNLSFLVPSPTFIAIIGHNGSGKSTLLKALTGQIPYKGQVLVQGQPLPTRTGAMARTLSYLPQKNNVAFPILARELVVMGLFRQKRLLEPYGATDYQYVEDVLAQLHISHLGNRTFTDLSGGEQQLVWLAQLMLQDAPLALLDEPTQQLDVYHKKRVFDLMTSWVQEQQKTVLCITHDLLNLLPLDGYILNLSQPNPQLEKISPETVLAHQHYLEHKEVPVQ, encoded by the coding sequence GCACAATGGCAGTGGCAAGTCAACTTTGTTAAAGGCCTTGACCGGGCAGATTCCTTATAAGGGACAAGTATTGGTACAGGGCCAGCCCTTGCCCACGCGCACCGGCGCCATGGCCCGCACGCTTTCCTACCTTCCGCAGAAGAACAACGTGGCCTTCCCTATCCTGGCGCGCGAATTGGTAGTGATGGGGCTTTTCAGGCAGAAGCGATTATTAGAGCCGTATGGCGCCACAGACTACCAATACGTAGAAGACGTGCTGGCGCAGCTGCATATTTCACACTTGGGCAACAGAACCTTCACAGACCTTTCTGGCGGTGAGCAGCAGTTGGTCTGGCTGGCCCAGTTGATGTTGCAAGACGCACCCCTGGCGCTGTTGGATGAACCCACTCAACAACTGGATGTATACCACAAAAAACGTGTCTTTGATTTGATGACCTCCTGGGTGCAGGAACAACAGAAGACCGTGCTCTGCATTACCCATGATCTGTTGAACCTCCTGCCGCTAGACGGGTACATACTCAACCTCTCCCAACCCAACCCGCAGCTGGAAAAGATAAGCCCCGAGACCGTACTGGCCCACCAACACTATCTGGAACACAAAGAAGTACCCGTGCAATAA